One genomic segment of Streptomyces sp. RKND-216 includes these proteins:
- a CDS encoding SSI family serine proteinase inhibitor, with amino-acid sequence MPRRTAPTLAALAGAAAVLTTLLGAGAASAAVPQETGFPAMPPAQADYLSITVSGTGDARHDGTRSLFCHPAGGTHPRAQAACDALDAAVSAARTAGRDPEGPVGLSGDTQRALRAPAAGPFAPVPSEAVCTMVHGGPAHARIKGVWHGKPVDARFDRSNGCEMSRWDRLVPALPALD; translated from the coding sequence GGCCGTACTGACCACCCTGCTCGGAGCCGGAGCCGCCTCCGCCGCCGTGCCGCAGGAGACCGGCTTCCCGGCCATGCCCCCGGCACAGGCTGACTACCTGAGCATCACCGTCTCCGGCACCGGCGACGCGCGGCACGACGGCACGCGCTCCCTCTTCTGCCACCCCGCGGGTGGCACCCACCCCCGGGCGCAGGCCGCCTGTGACGCGCTGGACGCCGCCGTCTCCGCCGCGCGCACGGCCGGCCGCGACCCGGAGGGCCCGGTCGGCCTGTCGGGTGACACACAGCGCGCCCTCCGCGCACCGGCCGCCGGACCGTTCGCACCCGTGCCGTCCGAGGCGGTGTGCACGATGGTGCACGGCGGCCCCGCCCACGCCCGGATCAAGGGCGTTTGGCATGGTAAGCCGGTGGATGCCCGGTTCGACCGCAGCAACGGATGTGAGATGTCCCGCTGGGACCGGCTCGTCCCCGCCCTTCCCGCGCTGGACTGA